One window of Trifolium pratense cultivar HEN17-A07 linkage group LG5, ARS_RC_1.1, whole genome shotgun sequence genomic DNA carries:
- the LOC123884970 gene encoding probably inactive receptor-like protein kinase At2g46850 → MFNVVVFMTSFVTIIFQLLLFFPLTSSLVEPSLLQKNSCNETCGKLHIPFPFYINNTSCSSLSTSFHLTCSNSSTLLIKIGSQNYPILEFFSDGLLVDFPGTSSCRQYNDLNSFGERFFDGKNYFGVSVDNVVGLYDCEDSSLCKADCETVNLPGCDGSVGGGSLGCCYPLSDHTIWHIGEGFSVFSKFGCRGFSSWTVLRGSYSGKRGVKLEFGIPRNLSKEICAKNADMVNATSIKGGVRCVCEDGYVGDGFANGTGCLFSCIKNGKEAYGSDCYIKRHDQRKMVIIAGILCPILIVASLVALFYLLKRKQKPGMFDSEQAYYHNISFRKACRTRLFSHHELEEATNGFEDSRKLMQCNNSTIFAGVIGDGSHVAIHKLSKCENDKDMMQVMSQIEVLSSIVHRNVASIIGCCIDSNYIPLVVYEYPANGTLEDHLHQNKGQKWQKNGFLDWYRRLNIATEIASTIALLHYDKSPPIFHHNLKSSCIFLDDDFSVKIAGFGILNYDHMNYENRERFRLCKNDVYDIGVLLLEIIYGSNQMDSPTLALKKIRDGKIEEIVDPVLNYHEQPRTCQEQILIFADLATRCLLFSGDGKMGMIDVARELVHLSKDSVDGGNVTGLVLEETFSNSSLLQMISLSPDSMNVP, encoded by the exons ATGTTTAATGTTGTTGTCTTCATGACATCTTTTGTTACAATCATTTTTCAACTTCTTTTGTTCTTTCCTTTAACATCTTCCTTAGTTGAACCatctttgcttcaaaaaaattcaTGCAATGAAACATGTGGAAAACTCCATATACCTTTTCCATTCTACATAAACAACACTTCATGTTCATCACTCTCAACTTCTTTCCACCTAACTTGTTCAAATTCATCCACCCTTTTGATCAAAATAGGTTCACAAAACTATCCCATTTTAGAATTCTTTTCAGATGGTTTATTAGTAGACTTTCCCGGAACATCATCATGTCGCCAATACAACGATTTGAATTCATTCGGCGAGAGGTTTTTCGATGGAAAAAACTACTTTGGTGTATCAGTTGATAATGTTGTTGGTCTATATGATTGTGAAGATTCTTCACTTTGTAAAGCTGATTGTGAAACAGTTAATCTTCCTGGTTGTGATGGAAGTGTTGGTGGTGGTTCTCTTGGATGTTGTTATCCACTTTCTGATCATACTATATGGCATATTGGTGAAGGTTTTTCTGTCTTTTCAAAATTTGGATGTAGGGGATTTTCTAGTTGGACTGTTTTAAGAGGTTCTTATTCAGGTAAAagaggggtaaaattggaatttgGTATTCCTAGGAACTTATCTAAGGAGATTTGTGCTAAGAATGCAGATATGGTGAATGCTACATCAATTAAAGGTGGTGTAAGATGTGTTTGTGAAGATGGATATGTTGGTGATGGTTTTGCTAATGGAACTGGATGCTTATTTT CATGTATCAAAAATGGAAAGGAAGCATATGGAAGTGATTGCTACATCAAAAGACATGATCAAAGAAAAATGGTCATCATTGCTG GAATCCTTTGTCCAATTCTTATTGTTGCATCCTTAGTTGCACTATTCTATCttctaaaaagaaaacaaaagccAGGAATGTTCGATTCCGAACAAGCATATTACCACAACATTTCATTCCGAAAAGCATGTAGAACGCGACTTTTCAGCCACCATGAGCTAGAAGAAGCCACCAATGGTTTTGAAGATAGCCGAAAACTCATGCAATGCAATAACAGCACAATTTTTGCTGGTGTTATTGGTGATGGATCACATGTAGCTATACACAAGTTATCGAAATGCGAGAACGATAAAGATATGATGCAAGTCATGTCACAAATTGAAGTCCTATCTTCTATTGTGCATAGAAATGTTGCATCAATCATTGGTTGTTGCATTGATTCTAACTACATTCCTTTAGTTGTTTATGAATATCCTGCAAATGGTACCTTGGAGGATCATTTACACCAAAACAAAGGGCAAAAATGgcaaaaaaatggttttttagATTGGTATAGAAGATTGAATATTGCAACAGAAATAGCTAGTACTATTGCATTGTTACATTATGATAAATCACCTCCAATATTTCATCATAACCTAAAGTCTAGTTGCATATTCCTAGATGATGATTTTTCAGTCAAGATTGCAGGATTTGGAATACTTAACTATGATCACATGAATTACGAAAATCGCGAACGCTTTCGCTTGTGCAAAAACGATGTCTATGACATAGGTGTGTTACTACTTGAGATAATCTATGGATCAAATCAAATGGACTCACCTACATTAGCCTTGAAGAAAATAAGAGACGGAAAGATTGAAGAAATCGTTGATCCGGTTCTTAATTATCACGAACAACCGCGGACATGTCAAGAACAGATACTTATCTTTGCTGATCTTGCAACAAGATGTTTGCTATTTAGTGGAGATGGAAAAATGGGAATGATTGATGTTGCTAGAGAATTGGTTCATTTGAGTAAAGATAGTGTTGATGGTGGAAATGTGACAGGACTTGTTCTTGAAGAAACATTCTCAAATTCAAGTCTTCTTCAAATGATATCTTTGTCTCCTGATTCTATGAATGTTCCTTGA
- the LOC123884595 gene encoding soluble inorganic pyrophosphatase 1, translating into MSKENENSQEVQESRQTPRLNERILSSLSRRSVAAHPWHDLEIGPEAPNIFNCVVEITKGSKVKYELDKKTGMIKVDRILYSSVVYPHNYGFIPRTLCEDNDPLDVLVLMQEPVLPGCFLRARAIGLMPMIDQGEKDDKIIAVCADDPEYKHYTDYKELQPHRLMEIRRFFEDYKKNENKEVAVNEFLPPSTAVEAIQHSMDLYAEYILHTLRR; encoded by the exons ATGAGTAAAGAGAACGAGAACAGTCAAGAAGTACAAGAAAGTCGCCAAACTCCGCGCTTGAATGAAAGGATTCtgtcatctttgtcaaggagatcAGTTGCTGCTCATCCTTGGCATGATCTTGAAATTG GACCTGAAGCACCCAATATTTTCAATTGT GTTGTAGAGATCACTAAAGGAAGTAAAGTTAAATATGAACTTGACAAAAAGACTGGAATGATTAAG GTTGATCGGATTCTGTATTCGTCAGTTGTTTATCCTCATAACTATGGTTTTATCCCTCGAACTCTTTGCGAAGACAATGATCCACTTGATGTCTTGGTTCTCATGCAG GAACCTGTTCTTCCGGGTTGTTTCCTGCGAGCCCGGGCCATTGGACTGATGCCAATGATTGATCAG GGGGAGAAAGATGATAAAATCATCGCGGTATGCGCTGATGATCCAGAGTATAAGCACTATACTGACTATAAAGAACTTCAACCTCATCGCCTAATGGAGATTCGGCGCTTCTTTGAAGATT ACAAGAAAAATGAGAACAAGGAGGTAGCAGTTAATGAGTTTTTACCACCATCCACTGCTGTTGAAGCCATCCAACACTCAAT GGATCTTTATGCTGAGTATATTCTGCATACATTGAGGAGATAG